Genomic window (Daucus carota subsp. sativus chromosome 5, DH1 v3.0, whole genome shotgun sequence):
TCCTTGTGGATTTCGCTGCTGGTTTTATTAAAGGGGAACGTGTAACGATAAGATCAAGATTAATTTAGTAAAAAGATTGCTGAAACGGTTGGGAGTTGGGTATGTTACAATTTGTAACAGTCACATTTTGTTGTTTTTTGTGGGATTGCTAAGCATCAGTAAATTGATTTTGTCTTTTGCTTGTGCCACCACTAAAAATAACAATACAAGGACACCTATATTCGACCCCATCATCTTCTTGCAGACAGCTGTCAAAACCATGAACAAAGAGTAAACTAGACTAGAAACACTTCAATTTCCATACAACTTCTATCAAATTTTCTTTAACACAACCTTGGCAGCTAGAAATAAAACCCAGGTTTAATCATGCTTCTAGTAATTAAGAAGGAAAAATGTAGAAACACACACAGTTTCCACCGCCTGTCCAGGGTTGAGCCCTGCGGACTTAAACACacataatcaaaacaaaacccCAAACACTATTGTTGTGTTGTGTGTTTGTTGTTTGGTTGaagtaaatgaaatgaaatttgtactaTTAAATGTGTAAACCTAGCCAAATGGAGCATACATGAAGGAATCATTCATGATTGTCAGTCATTAATCCATTCTATTCTTAGCAAATTAAACTAGAGTTCAAACCTACCAATTGAAGAAGTGACCTTACTTCTACATCCTATTCTTTTCTCCACAGTTCTCTTCATAAATTTTGAACCCTTAATTTTTTTCCACTCTTCCCATCTACCTTTATTTTCATCCTTGAATTTTGTCCAtgatttcattccattccatttccCCCAACCAAAcaaagtatatattttttgcttcACTGCATACTGCAGTACAGCTAAAAGTGGTTGTATTGTTTAGCAAAGGCAACTAATAAGGAACAAGATAAACTGAACATATAGTCGAGCCAAATACTCCTTTAACTTATTATTAATTGAAGGAGATTTGGTCCGTAATATGATCACCGCTGACAAATTCAAATAATAAGTCCATGCCTATAGTTTTAATAATCCGAAGTTTATCTAAAGTATTTGCTTTTTTACTTCTTTGCAATGTGATTTCTtcatacaaaatataaaaacctGTTAAGCGACCATATCaactaaaacctcaaggtgccAGGAAAAGGCCTTTTATTATGTTCTAAAATTCCCGTCACCGTCATTtttgggttgaagagtggatcacaTTCGCCCATCTTCCAAGCCATAACTTTGTTTTCATGTACATGATAAATTATGAGTTGTGATACTATTTTTAAGCGACAAGTTGACTTCAAACCCTAGGGAAAAACTTTTTTTACCTGGATCATCGTATTCTAACAAATCAAATgataattataacaaaattgtGTGCAGGAAAATCACCAGTAACAATTACCAATTTATTCTTCGCGAAAGAGCAATCTGTAAGGACTGCTTCAAGAAGCATAATTCTCAGAGCCTCATAATTTCTTGGAAATCAAGATCATACCAGGCTGATCGTTGTTATGAAGCTACAAAGGATGAGAGAGCATACGAGGGAGATGATAGAGACATTCAAGATCGAGTACAGATATTGATAAACACAGATTCACAGCGACCGAAGAACACAGCAATCAATTGCGACACAAACAGAGATCAAGATCGAGGGATCACAAACTCAAATACACAATTGAAACACAGATCAAAAGCAAAACGATCACGAATCCACAATCCATTTTTTAACTGCTTGCAAAATTAAGATGATCAGAATTaagataattgattattatttaaattccaTTTTTTAAGTGCTTGCAAAATTAGTCGTAAAAAACGGAAATCAGACTTAACAAAGATTAATCTgaagattaattgaattgaattgatcaGGAATTAATCGGATTAATCGAAGATTTAATCAATTTAGCAAGTTGCAGAacaaaaatttgattaattactGATTTTTAGAACATAGATTTTAACGATATATTCTTGATCAATTAAATCTTTGGTACCCTTCAACATCCGTACTCTCAAaatttccagtttcctttcttcaGAAGAGGCGAAAAGATAGGTTGTGGACTTGGAGAGAGTTTTTTACTTTGGAATTTTTACAAAGGATAACGGTCCACAGCAATCGATTGCTGTGGAGGAGTTAATAACACTCAGTTTctgggccgttggatgcatatccagcggccaagatcatattaaaattttaatatgtccagcGTTTTTTTAGCGCTGGTCGGGGATTATCATGTTCCGCTGTACATGGGAATccccgtccagcgctaaaaaagcgctggacatattaaaattttaatatgatcctggccgctggatatgcatccaacggctcAAAAACTGTGAGTTTTTTAACCAGTGCCTGGCAgtggacatattaaaattttaatatgatcctggccgctggatatgcatacAACGGCTCAAAAACTGTGAGTTTTTTAACCAGTACCTGGCATACGACTGCCAGGCACCTGGACCCCTTTACAAATAGAAACAATAGGGGTTTTTGTTTCCAACTGCTAGGCACCTGGACCCTTTTACAAATAGAAACAATGGGGGTCTTTGTTTCCAAGAAGCAGCTTAGAAGCTGGTTAtgacttctgtttttcttgtctcgtttgtgtaaataagcatAAGCACTTCTAAAAAGCTGATAATGCTAACTTATATGTAAgagtttctacttcttttccaaacactttattaacttattttctcTCCCCTCGTATCcacctttttaattttttttgagagagagtcattttttttagttttacgGAACGGCCCAAATACCTCATGGCGTCACGTCACCAgtctaatttaaattttctggaCTAAATACTAAACAAAAGGCCCACTTACTTTACGTTTATTGAACTGGGCTAGAATCCGCgtccaaaatattataaaccCAATTTTCATTTACCATATGGATAAAATATAGAAATTCTATTTCTACCATTGACCTGTGGTGTGATCATCTTGCAATTTCACTCTCCCGAACAAGAAGCCTTCGAGTGTTGAAAAGCACAAAAAGGTTCGTCTTTCATCATATTTTCATCCAGTTTTCAATGTACTTATTCGATAGAAGAAGcctttatttgtatatatacgAGTATCTATATCTGtgcaaatttatatgattatttggATAATTATGAGATTTTAATTCATAGTGATTTCCATTAACGATCCAAAGCTTTATATGATTATTTGGATAATTATAAGTTTTTAATTCATAGTGATGTCCATTAACGATCCAAATGACACCTAGATTGCCTGATCACAACTACAATTTGTAATGTAATGCGGAATTTATTTGTAATGTATATGAGTTTCTTTTAGGCTATTTGGTTCTTGTGATTCTTGATTTACTCGGCATTTAGGATCCTCGCTGCAGATCTTGATTCAGGATTGGATTTAATAGGGGTAATGATTAAGAATATCGTAGTTGTAGTTGGTGTTTAGTTGAATTTGCTGGAGTATCGAGATATTTGCCAATAAAATTTGCATACGACCGAGAGAAGGTAATTAAGTATCTTGACATGAAGAAAGTTTGCCTACTCTCTTAGAGCTAATGCACCAATGATAACAAATAGTTAATGCGGTAGATGGATTAACGGAGTATGATAATGCAACAGTTTTTAATTGGTCTATCAATTCGTTAGCCACTCCATTAAAAATTGATGGATTGATGAACCAATTAATGACCACTGCGTAGACAAAAGCCCATCAATTCATTGATTCGGGGGACGGATTACCTATTTTGATTTGTAAACGCTATATGAAAAATAGCAAAATAACTGATTTTTCTTTCATAGTAACAAACTACATCAAGTAAACTAATGAAATAGGGGATTGACGGGGTTTAAATGGTGGGGATGCTCCCTTTGGTTAATTTTTTGGATGAAGGAGTAGTCAACTAAGTGGATGCAATACTTGGTAGAGTATCTACATTCCAACTTTAGTATGGAAAAAAATGATTCCAGGCGCTGCTTCAAATTTCAATGCTGAGGAATACATCAATTTGTGTATTGTTTTTCATGCTATGCTCGTGTTtgtgtaatactccctccgtcccaccaggttctttacgttactttttggcacgcattttaatgctcttataaagtatactaacattatatatttattttaaaaaaaaatctcgaaaaaaagtttgacatttaaacttttattcaaaaaaagaaaaacttaaaaatacgttatagaactatattttacgagagcctcaaaatgcgtgcaaacagtgcacgtaagcatcctggtgggacggagggagtatgtatttTTGCAGTATACgtcatcaaaatattttatctgaTTGATGGTGAACTTTTCTAATCAGCTGACACTGGACTTGTTTTACCTTGCAGATGTTTAATGATCAAGACTTGGGGTTTTTCGCCAATTTTCTTggcatatttatatttgtttcggtAATTGCATACCATTTCGTGATGGCTGAGCCAAAGTATGAGGGCAACTAAGGAGTTGGTTGTCGATATGGATGGATTGAGATGTCTTAATAATCTCTTATCCGAAAGTAGAAcatgtttattatttttgttgactCGGACGTAATGATAGAGAATGGGAACATTTGTTAAGAACTTCCAAGTCTGATGTTTGGTACCTATTACCTAGTATATTATTTAATCCTTTTTATCTTAAGTTTAAGGAGCTAGTTTTCAGAAGAACTTATACTTCATTATATGACATGAATACTAGGTGTCTTGCATTTGTGTTTTCCTATAGTCAATAATTTCTCTTCAAAATATCGCTTTGTTACAAATAGCATGTTGGCTTTATGGTTGATGTCTTGATGTTATCAGTTAGTTGCTACTCAGTTTTTGtgcttttgattttttatgataGTAGCAGCCATCTCTCTGTGACCAAGTATTCAGCTGAAACTAGCCTTGTACTTGGAGCCAAGATTTATAGGAGTTGACATTGAATCTGATCgtcaaaacaatatatatgcAAGTATCTTTGCAAGTCCTATTGTAATATCACTGCCAAAAAGAACTTGTGAATACAGCTTAGGTCATGAACAGCTCACTCTTTGGCTCTGTGGGATAAATTACCATTACCATCACTTTTGGAATTTGTCTGTGGCTCTGTGCAGCTGATTTAGGTGTTTTCTTGGTCCTATTCTGTGTATCAATTAGTTTTATCTTGGATAGTATCTCTCGTCCATAGCTTTAACTCATAAGCTATTAGCTGTTGCCTGTTTCCTACTTTTTTCCTTGTAGTTTGTTGTTTTGGAGGAGTCGGAAACCTACCTTTATCACGAGGAAGAGGAGCTAGGATGAGGTTTTGCCTTTAGGTGACTGTTCCCAGCTCGGTTTTTTAGGAAGGAATATAGTTAATGTAACACAAGTTAGTTTTGCCCAAATTGAGCCATTAAACAGCACTATAAGTTCCCCAGTTATCACATTCACAACATGTTTTAGCTTTTCATTATTTAGACCTTGATTATATCAGTAGTTCTGTACTAAGAATAATTGCAAGAAACAAATATCAGAATTTATATATAGGATAAGAGATCATAGTTGAGTTATAAAACCAAAACATCATCAGGATAGTAAAGTTATAAAACCAAAACATCATCAGGATAGTAAAGTTATAAAACCAAAACATCATCGGGTAGATACGGAGACAACCCAGGTCCAGGTTTACATCATCTCCTGTGAGCGTCTGACACAACGGGCAACTCTCTTCTTGAAATCAGCCCTTCGTTCCCTCCATTCAATAGCAGCTTCCACATTGGCCGGAGATTCATCATTAGGGCTCGACAACAATGATATAATACTCAAGAGTATGCTCTCCACTGTATGTACAGGGTTCCAGCGCTCGGTGGCAGACTCATAGCCAAGAGGATCATCCCCGGGTGAGTGAAGTATCGAGATGCAAACTTTTCCATCCTCGTAAATATTGGGATGCCATATCTCTGAAGTAAACCTCACAGTCGGAGGGTTGCAGGGGTAATCTTCTGGGAACGTCATAACAGCATTGAAGAAACCTTCTTGATATAATGTACCCGGTGGCCCCATAATCGTGACACTCCATTCGAAGATGTTTGTTTCATCTATTAAGCCAGCAGAGAATCCGTCTACCGGGTTTCTGCAGAGATCTTTCAGCTGTTTCTGGAGAAGAAGGTTTGCCTGTGATGACGAAGCTGTGTTATTTTCTTTTGATGAAGCCATGTTGATGATGATTCTCTctgagaaaacttgaaaaactttaACAATGAACTATTCTACGGGAGTTTATATAGAGAAAGATGTAACCTAAATTAAATTGGATATTAGCAAAGATTGATACAGAATTCGAATGGGAACAGAATCACCAAAGGATAAAACTCTGAGGAAACTGTATAGATACGTTTCTGAATTTCCCCATTAGGTAGGAATCTTACTTCATTaacaatacaaaataaaaaccaaTTCAGTGTCTGAATAATGGTTGGCTTCATTAGTCAATACTCCATTACCACGGAACAAAAACAATGTTTGACCGACTTTCAAGAAATTGGTTTTGCACAGataatatataatgaagttcgtgacaatatctatattttcaaacttattttttgaaatatggtTGAATTTGTAATTGAGTTTGTAACGTAATTGATTTACCGTTGATTTTCAGATTATTACGTTGGAGATTGAATTTTTAGATTGtaatataattgattttcaGATTAGTATGTTGGAGGTTGCAAACGAGATtggatcttatttttaaaaataatttttataattcaaatatttttggaaaaaaaccaCCGATATGTTTCTCCCCGTGGCAAACACTTCCAAATTTTTGGTATTGAGGTATTCCGTACCCATGCTTTTAGAacaactagttgagaatccgcgcgttgcagcagcctataaaaattatattaatgattcaatattaatatttgtatcataaaataattttgtgattgtctataaaaattatattaacatttcaaaattaatatcttgtaggataaaataaatttatattataaaaattttgatgtaatatcaatactaatatataaaattgaaaaattggactataattcatggtgaaaaaatgaaaataaatttatacatgtaattaacaatttaaaacaccgacgaattttaattttatttgtgtttttttaaagtaattatgttcatacattgtcaccttccgccaatttttttggcttgattgtgcacaaaaacatctaacttaaatccctgaggttgtagtattgagagaTTGGAGGTTGTGTTTAGGTGACCCAAAACCTTacgatctataggggtatttataagtacagagagacttgtgtgctaccctttcccataattaaataatctgaaacaaaattagattataactttcaaactactatattccgtaaataatctgaaacttacttctaatatacccgaaactaaaaaatgtaattctaatttttgatatttttcatccaaaaatttcaaaaaattagaaaaatagaatggagcgatgtgagaggcgccacctacacgcccctcgcttctccaccatatttttctgtatacaaagtaaatcatataaaaattaacaacaacaaacatgtccgatgaacaaacaaatattataaaaaaataaccaacaaacatacatcactaatagttaatttatggatatcatccatcaatatcatgtcaagactatattctttcccatgtttgaatttgtcgactcccacatagcgattTATAACTACcattgcttgtaacaacctttattttttttaatattatataaacagccttcacttatcgttgcagaagaacggcaccaccgagttagaaatcaagcaagagaagttgtggtattgagagagaagaggttgtgtttagatgatccaaaaccctacaatctataagggtatttataggtgcagagagacttgtgtgttaCTCTttacc
Coding sequences:
- the LOC108220960 gene encoding dolichyl-diphosphooligosaccharide--protein glycosyltransferase subunit 4A-like, producing MFNDQDLGFFANFLGIFIFVSVIAYHFVMAEPKYEGN
- the LOC108220959 gene encoding ubiquitin-conjugating enzyme E2 7, whose product is MASSKENNTASSSQANLLLQKQLKDLCRNPVDGFSAGLIDETNIFEWSVTIMGPPGTLYQEGFFNAVMTFPEDYPCNPPTVRFTSEIWHPNIYEDGKVCISILHSPGDDPLGYESATERWNPVHTVESILLSIISLLSSPNDESPANVEAAIEWRERRADFKKRVARCVRRSQEMM